One Diabrotica virgifera virgifera chromosome 3, PGI_DIABVI_V3a genomic window carries:
- the LOC126882719 gene encoding uncharacterized protein LOC126882719 — protein sequence MTPIATNPQQTATDSSQIVAKKIQEIWSRASIPTIQQCSIIKRITSYRLKIRNLLKPYKQRSGVASYKKQLNDFRTQSKVLFDVAACKCLDLNNCSCDKVFKVPAAERPFLEDQRTQRRMVIGAIDITMSKKLQNREERNLLQIQKQLNENVVHLCLQEHSIVLVFLIELVLQSLQQYYKTSVL from the coding sequence ATGACACCGATTGCAACAAATCCACAACAAACCGCAACTGACTCAAGTCAAATTGTAGCAAAGAAAATTCAGGAAATTTGGAGTCGTGCTTCAATTCCAACCATTCAGCAGTGCAGTATTATAAAGCGAATAACAAGTTATCGTCTTAAAATTAGAAATTTACTAAAACCTTATAAACAACGCAGTGGTGTTGCAAGTTATAAAAAACAGTTAAATGATTTCAGAACACAATCCAAAGTACTATTTGATGTGGCTGCTTGTAAATGTCTAGATTTAAATAATTGTTCTTGCGATAAAGTATTTAAAGTGCCAGCAGCCGAACGACCATTTTTAGAAGACCAAAGAACTCAAAGACGAATGGTAATTGGTGCCATAGATATAACAATGTCCAAAAAGTTACAGAACCGAGAGGAGAGAAATTTATTGCAAATTCAAAAACAATTAAATGAGAATGTTGTTCACCTGTGCTTGCAAGAACACTCGATCGTTTTGGTATTTCTGATCGAGCTGGTGCTGCAGTCGCTTCAGCAGTACTACAAGACGTCGGTATTATAA